Proteins from a single region of Candidatus Rokuibacteriota bacterium:
- a CDS encoding transpeptidase family protein encodes MNPRRTDSLRIRTLIVAGCLACAFLGLAGRLVHLQVVRHAEYVRLADSQHAKAIPLKAKRGPILDRNGQVLAVSSAAETLLALPGRVDDAGRLARRLAPILDEPAGDIARRLESSKRVVYVKRRLPPAVAQAVRDLREPALGFVEESLRLYPNRELAAHVVGFEGGEGKGLGGIEQAWDSRLAGQDGKALAERDALGREVSGAPRVLKPARPGQGVVLTLDATLQYIAEKEIDAAWRRTRSKAAMALAMDPRTGEILAVAIRPTFNPNSFASATDHERRNRAITDPFEPGSTFKVILAAAALEEGVARPGDRIYGENGAIRVASATIHDWKKYGWLTFAEVLQNSSNVGSIKVGLQLGKERYYKHITGFGFGAPTGVGLPGESRGQLRPPARWSGLSLATMSIGQEISVTALQLVASFAAVANDGRLMQPQIVRAVLDAQGREARGFEPQVIRQAIAPDTARVLTGIMTRVVSEGTGHNAAIAGFDVAGKTGTAQKLDPATRRYSRAPGVLSFVGFVPATDPRLALLVMLDEPRNEKWGSEAAAPIFAAIGREALRHLQVQPRDSPPIQIVRSEGGAAAGPVATVLGTAGPIQARARPAAFVPDAEGPSTMPSLLGLSLRQAMEELAPTGVAVEIAGRGIVIAQSPPPGAPLPEGVPCRLTLASPAAGR; translated from the coding sequence ATGAACCCGCGCCGGACGGATTCCCTGAGGATCCGGACGCTGATCGTCGCAGGCTGTCTCGCCTGCGCCTTCCTCGGGCTCGCCGGCCGGCTGGTCCATCTCCAGGTCGTCAGGCACGCGGAGTATGTCCGGCTCGCCGACAGCCAGCACGCCAAGGCCATCCCCCTCAAGGCGAAGCGCGGCCCCATCCTGGACCGCAACGGGCAGGTGCTCGCTGTCTCCTCGGCGGCCGAGACCCTCCTGGCGTTGCCGGGGCGTGTGGACGACGCCGGGCGTCTCGCCCGCCGGCTGGCGCCGATCCTGGACGAGCCGGCCGGGGACATCGCCCGGCGTCTCGAGTCATCGAAGCGCGTCGTCTACGTCAAGCGCCGGCTGCCACCCGCCGTGGCGCAGGCCGTGCGCGACCTCCGGGAGCCCGCGCTGGGCTTCGTCGAGGAGAGCCTCCGGCTCTACCCGAACCGCGAGCTGGCCGCCCACGTGGTCGGCTTCGAGGGCGGCGAGGGGAAGGGGCTGGGCGGGATCGAGCAGGCCTGGGACAGCCGGCTGGCGGGACAGGACGGCAAGGCGCTCGCGGAGCGCGACGCCCTCGGGCGGGAGGTCTCGGGGGCCCCGCGCGTCCTCAAGCCCGCACGCCCCGGGCAGGGTGTCGTCCTCACCCTCGACGCGACGCTGCAGTACATCGCCGAGAAGGAGATCGACGCCGCCTGGCGCCGCACACGCTCCAAGGCGGCCATGGCCCTCGCCATGGACCCCCGGACGGGCGAGATCCTCGCCGTGGCGATCCGCCCCACCTTCAACCCCAACAGCTTCGCGTCGGCCACCGATCACGAGCGCCGGAACCGCGCCATCACAGACCCTTTCGAGCCGGGCTCCACGTTCAAGGTGATCCTGGCCGCCGCCGCCCTCGAGGAGGGCGTGGCCCGGCCCGGCGACCGCATCTATGGCGAGAACGGGGCGATCAGGGTGGCCAGCGCGACGATCCACGACTGGAAGAAGTACGGGTGGCTCACCTTCGCGGAGGTGCTCCAGAACTCCTCCAACGTGGGCTCCATCAAGGTGGGACTCCAGCTCGGCAAGGAGCGCTACTACAAGCACATCACGGGCTTCGGCTTCGGTGCGCCGACCGGGGTGGGGCTGCCGGGCGAGAGCCGGGGCCAGCTCCGCCCGCCGGCGCGCTGGTCGGGGCTGTCGCTGGCCACCATGTCCATCGGCCAGGAGATCTCGGTGACGGCGCTGCAGCTGGTCGCCTCCTTCGCGGCCGTGGCCAATGACGGCCGCCTCATGCAGCCGCAGATCGTGCGGGCCGTGCTCGACGCGCAGGGACGGGAAGCTCGGGGATTCGAGCCGCAAGTGATCCGCCAGGCCATCGCGCCCGACACCGCGAGGGTGCTGACAGGGATCATGACGCGGGTGGTCAGCGAGGGGACCGGGCACAATGCGGCCATCGCCGGCTTCGACGTCGCGGGCAAGACGGGCACCGCCCAGAAGCTCGATCCTGCCACGCGGCGCTACTCGCGCGCCCCCGGCGTGCTGTCCTTCGTGGGGTTCGTCCCGGCCACTGACCCGAGGCTGGCCCTCCTCGTGATGCTCGACGAGCCCAGGAATGAGAAGTGGGGAAGCGAGGCCGCGGCGCCCATCTTCGCCGCCATCGGCCGCGAGGCGCTGCGCCACCTCCAGGTCCAGCCGCGCGACTCTCCTCCTATCCAGATCGTCCGGAGTGAGGGCGGAGCCGCGGCTGGTCCTGTCGCGACTGTGCTCGGCACAGCCGGCCCGATCCAGGCCCGGGCCCGACCCGCGGCCTTCGTGCCGGACGCGGAGGGGCCCAGCACCATGCCGTCCCTCCTGGGGTTGTCTCTCCGTCAGGCCATGGAGGAGCTGGCCCCGACCGGAGTCGCCGTCGAGATCGCCGGCCGCGGCATCGTGATCGCCCAGTCCCCGCCACCGGGCGCTCCGCTCCCGGAAGGCGTGCCGTGCCGCCTCACCCTGGCCTCCCCCGCAGCGGGGCGATGA
- a CDS encoding cell division protein FtsL, whose protein sequence is MRIDERGGAEVRRHWTGRLDPASQQAARFHRERDRRRLRAMGVGVLCASVLMAMVLGIVGLRVHHVRLSYRLEALRGRHAAADELNRRLRVELATLGSLARIEERARMELGMVPPGRDQVRLAREFIPAGSGMPPATPPRTASAQPASLAGAPAP, encoded by the coding sequence ATGAGAATCGACGAGCGAGGGGGAGCAGAGGTCCGGAGGCACTGGACGGGGAGGCTGGACCCGGCCTCCCAGCAGGCGGCGCGGTTCCACCGCGAGCGTGACCGGCGCCGGCTCCGGGCCATGGGGGTGGGCGTGCTCTGCGCCAGCGTCCTGATGGCGATGGTGCTCGGCATCGTGGGGCTCAGGGTCCATCACGTGCGCCTGTCGTATCGCCTCGAGGCCCTGCGCGGGAGGCACGCCGCGGCCGACGAGCTGAACCGTCGGCTCCGCGTGGAGCTCGCGACGCTCGGGTCCCTGGCGCGCATCGAGGAGCGGGCCCGTATGGAGCTCGGGATGGTGCCGCCGGGGCGAGACCAGGTCCGGCTCGCGCGCGAGTTCATCCCCGCCGGCAGCGGCATGCCCCCCGCCACTCCGCCGCGCACGGCGTCGGCCCAGCCGGCGAGCCTCGCCGGGGCGCCCGCCCCCTAG
- the mraZ gene encoding division/cell wall cluster transcriptional repressor MraZ: MFRGHFKHTVDPKGRLSIPAKFREALSDDHGDKMVIVPRGDALEVHPLKLWHALEERVNALPRFDPDRRKIQYAYISLAQDVTLDPQGRIQIPADYRERLGLVRDVLIIGLMEKFEVWDAERWAHFEREHGGPLDDVFERLAGKGV; encoded by the coding sequence GTGTTTCGAGGGCATTTCAAGCACACGGTCGATCCGAAGGGCCGGCTCAGTATTCCGGCGAAGTTCCGAGAAGCCCTGTCGGACGACCACGGCGACAAGATGGTCATCGTTCCCCGCGGCGATGCGCTCGAGGTGCATCCCCTCAAGCTCTGGCACGCCCTCGAGGAGCGCGTGAACGCGCTGCCGAGATTTGATCCCGATCGGCGCAAGATCCAGTACGCGTACATCTCGCTGGCGCAGGACGTCACGCTCGATCCGCAGGGCCGCATTCAGATCCCTGCCGACTACCGCGAGCGCCTGGGGCTCGTGAGGGACGTGCTCATCATCGGGCTGATGGAGAAGTTCGAGGTCTGGGACGCGGAGCGCTGGGCGCACTTCGAGCGCGAGCATGGTGGACCGCTCGACGATGTGTTCGAGAGGCTGGCAGGCAAGGGGGTCTGA
- the rsmH gene encoding 16S rRNA (cytosine(1402)-N(4))-methyltransferase RsmH produces MQREAMAHLPVLVDEVTFLLRPRRGGWVVDGTVGMGGHAERLLESARPAARLLGLDRDPEALACARRRLQRFGDRVVLTHGSFRHLSRHAADAGVSEAAAILLDLGLSSSQLDVSARGFSFQGDELLDMRFDPTRGATAADLLGSLPQQELARILFEYGDEPHARRIARRIVEARERAPLRTTADLVAVVKRGVPRAAWSHRTHVATRTFQALRMAVNDEIAALAEALPQAAALLAPGGRLGVISFHSGEDRVVKRHFRSLTRGGFAELEPSPITPGPDEVRDNPRARSAKLRVLERLEAA; encoded by the coding sequence ATGCAACGGGAGGCGATGGCGCACCTCCCGGTGCTGGTGGACGAGGTGACGTTCCTCTTGCGCCCCCGTCGCGGGGGCTGGGTCGTGGACGGGACGGTCGGCATGGGTGGACACGCTGAGCGGCTGCTGGAGAGCGCGCGTCCCGCGGCGCGGCTCCTCGGGCTCGACCGGGACCCGGAGGCGCTCGCGTGCGCCCGGCGGCGGCTCCAGCGCTTCGGCGACCGCGTGGTGCTCACCCACGGCAGCTTCCGCCACCTGAGCCGGCATGCCGCGGATGCGGGTGTGAGCGAGGCCGCCGCCATCCTGCTGGATCTCGGGCTGTCGTCCTCCCAGCTCGACGTGTCGGCGCGCGGCTTCTCCTTCCAGGGCGACGAGCTGCTGGACATGCGCTTCGATCCCACCCGGGGGGCCACCGCCGCCGACCTGCTCGGCTCGCTCCCGCAGCAGGAGCTGGCGCGCATCCTCTTCGAGTACGGCGACGAGCCCCACGCCCGGCGCATCGCCCGGCGCATCGTCGAGGCGCGGGAGCGGGCGCCGCTGCGCACGACGGCCGATCTCGTGGCCGTGGTGAAGCGGGGCGTGCCGCGCGCCGCCTGGTCCCACCGCACCCACGTGGCCACGCGCACCTTCCAGGCCCTCCGCATGGCCGTCAACGACGAGATTGCGGCGCTGGCCGAGGCCCTGCCCCAGGCGGCCGCGCTGCTGGCCCCGGGGGGCCGGCTCGGCGTCATCTCCTTCCACTCCGGCGAGGACCGTGTCGTGAAGCGCCACTTCCGGAGTCTCACGCGGGGAGGCTTCGCCGAGCTCGAGCCGTCCCCGATCACGCCCGGACCGGACGAGGTCAGAGACAACCCGCGCGCGCGGAGCGCCAAGCTCCGCGTGCTCGAGCGTCTGGAGGCAGCATGA
- a CDS encoding UDP-N-acetylmuramoyl-L-alanyl-D-glutamate--2,6-diaminopimelate ligase, with protein MRGAAVATSTLLEALPVKTVHGALPATVSGVAYDSRRVAPGDLFVAVPGLKQDGRRYVADALARGASAVVLEGPGSLAGSPAAHIVVPSAREALARLADAYYGHPSRALTVVGITGTNGKTTTSFLVEALLRAGGHRTGLIGTIEYRIGEEAMTAGQTTPESVELQSLLARMRQAGVTAVAMEVSSHALSLSRTDGTQFDVAVFTNLTQDHLDFHGTLAEYRRAKARLFGLLAAGVKPRRTAVINADDPAGLAMVAGLDLPTLTFGMSPTATVHPLQVTSGEDGIDMRAETPGGPVALTSPLVGEHNVMNLLGAVAVGSALGIPPDLAGRALSGVASVPGRFERVEAGQPFLVIVDYAHTPDALERVLATARKLVGAAGRLGVVFGCGGDRDRGKRPVMGGIAARLSDRVWVTSDNPRSEEPEAIIAEIATGIVGAGPGAARHVTIPDRKTAIRDALGWAQAGDVVVLAGKGHETYQIIGSQVLPLDDRAVARAVLAERTS; from the coding sequence ATGAGGGGAGCCGCCGTGGCCACGTCCACGCTTCTCGAGGCCCTGCCCGTGAAGACGGTGCACGGGGCCCTGCCGGCGACTGTGAGCGGCGTCGCCTACGACTCCCGCCGGGTGGCCCCGGGCGACCTGTTCGTGGCGGTGCCCGGGCTCAAGCAGGACGGGCGGCGCTATGTGGCCGATGCGCTGGCGCGTGGCGCCTCGGCCGTGGTGCTCGAGGGGCCCGGCTCGCTGGCCGGCAGCCCGGCCGCGCACATCGTCGTCCCCTCCGCCCGCGAGGCGCTGGCCCGGCTCGCTGACGCCTATTACGGCCATCCGTCGCGGGCGCTCACCGTGGTCGGCATCACCGGGACCAATGGCAAGACGACGACCTCCTTCCTCGTGGAGGCCCTCCTCCGGGCCGGGGGGCACCGGACCGGGCTCATCGGCACCATCGAGTACCGCATCGGGGAAGAGGCCATGACGGCCGGGCAGACGACGCCCGAGTCGGTGGAGCTGCAGTCGCTCCTCGCGCGGATGCGGCAGGCGGGCGTGACGGCAGTGGCCATGGAGGTCTCCTCCCACGCGCTGTCGCTCTCCCGCACCGACGGGACCCAGTTCGACGTGGCGGTCTTCACCAACCTCACCCAGGACCACCTGGACTTCCACGGCACGCTCGCGGAGTACCGCCGCGCCAAGGCCCGGCTCTTCGGGCTCCTGGCCGCCGGGGTCAAGCCCCGGCGCACGGCCGTGATCAATGCCGACGACCCGGCGGGTCTCGCCATGGTGGCGGGGCTCGATCTGCCCACGCTGACCTTCGGCATGAGCCCGACGGCGACGGTGCATCCGCTCCAGGTCACCTCGGGCGAGGATGGCATCGACATGCGGGCAGAGACGCCCGGCGGCCCGGTGGCGCTGACCTCGCCGCTGGTGGGCGAGCACAACGTGATGAACCTCCTGGGCGCGGTCGCCGTGGGTTCGGCCCTGGGCATCCCGCCGGATCTGGCGGGCCGGGCCCTCTCCGGGGTCGCGAGCGTCCCGGGACGCTTCGAGCGGGTGGAGGCGGGGCAGCCCTTTCTCGTGATCGTGGACTACGCCCACACCCCGGACGCGCTGGAGCGGGTCCTCGCCACGGCCCGCAAGCTCGTGGGTGCCGCGGGGCGGCTGGGGGTGGTCTTCGGATGCGGGGGCGACCGCGACCGCGGCAAGCGTCCCGTCATGGGTGGCATCGCCGCGCGGCTCTCAGACCGGGTGTGGGTCACCTCCGACAACCCCCGGAGCGAGGAGCCGGAGGCGATCATCGCGGAGATCGCGACGGGCATCGTGGGGGCCGGCCCGGGCGCTGCCCGGCATGTTACGATTCCGGACAGGAAGACGGCCATCCGCGACGCGCTCGGGT